One window of Bacteroidota bacterium genomic DNA carries:
- the rplL gene encoding 50S ribosomal protein L7/L12, which produces MADVKAIAEALVNLTVKEVSELAKVLKDEYGIEPAAAAVVVASGSGAAAAAEKTTFDVILKVAGGQKLQVVKVVKDATGLGLKEAKDLVDGAPKTLKEAISKEDAEALKKSLEEAGAEVEIK; this is translated from the coding sequence ATGGCAGACGTAAAAGCAATCGCAGAAGCGTTAGTTAACCTTACCGTTAAAGAGGTAAGTGAACTTGCAAAAGTATTGAAAGACGAATATGGAATCGAACCTGCAGCTGCTGCAGTTGTAGTTGCCAGTGGTAGCGGTGCTGCTGCTGCTGCTGAGAAAACGACTTTTGACGTAATTCTCAAAGTTGCCGGCGGACAAAAACTTCAGGTTGTTAAAGTCGTAAAAGACGCGACTGGACTTGGACTTAAAGAAGCAAAAGATCTCGTAGACGGAGCCCCAAAAACTCTTAAAGAAGCTATCAGCAAAGAAGATGCTGAAGCTTTGAAAAAGTCACTCGAAGAAGCGGGAGCTGAAGTTGAAATTAAGTAA
- the rpoB gene encoding DNA-directed RNA polymerase subunit beta, with product MALETTKKQQRINFAKSKAQIDYPDFLEIQLKSFQDFFQLETTSENRQNEGLFKVFSENFPISDARNNFVLEFLDYFIDPPRYSIDECIERGLTHSVPLKAKLKLYCTDPEHEDFETIVQDVYLGTIPYMTPRATFVINGAERVIVSQLHRSPGVFFGQSRHANGTKLYSARVIPFKGSWIEFATDINNVMYAYIDRKKKLPVTTLLRAIGWESDKQILELFGLADEVKVSKAALKAVVGRKLAARVLKTWVEDFVDEDTGEVVSIERNEVIIDRETILENSHIDLIVDANVKSIILHKVDSANLDYSIIYNTLQKDTSNSEKEAVEHIYRQLRNAEPPDEDTARGIIDKLFFSDKRYDLGEVGRYRLNKKLKQNTSEETRVLTKDDIIQIIKYLIELINSKADIDDIDHLSNRRVRTVGEQLYSQFGVGLARMARTIRERMNVRDNEVFTPTDLINAKTLSSVINSFFGTNQLSQFMDQTNPLAEITHKRRLSALGPGGLSRERAGFEVRDVHYTHYGRLCTIETPEGPNIGLISSLCVYAKINKLGFIETPYRTVTNGKVDVNKHVVYLTAEEEDQRIIAQANADIDDKGNFREKRIKARYESDYPVVDPEQIALMDVAPNQIASIAASLIPFLEHDDANRALMGSNMQRQAVPLLRPEAPIVGTGLEGLIARDSRVLWQAEGDGIVEYVDSTEITIRYNRNDKDRLLSFDDDVKTYKLTKFRKTNQSTCINIRPMVKKGDKVKRGHILCEGYATKEGEIALGRNLKVAFMPWKGYNFEDAIVINEKVVRDDIFTSIHIDEYVMEVRDTKRGLEELTADIPNVSEEATKDLDENGLIRVGAEVKEGDILIGKITPKGETDPSPEEKLLRAIFGDKAGDVKDASLKVPPSIRGVIIDKKLFSRAIKDKKAKADEKSLVEKIDKEEAVEASALRETLIEKLTSVLSGKTCAGVFSNLKEEVVEKGIKFTGKVLEKIDFNNVNSSKWTNDHDANEMVKTILHNFNIKFNDLGGIYKRKKFALQVGDELPAGIVQLAKVYIAKKRKLKVGDKMAGRHGNKGIVARIVRDEDMPFLDDGTPVDIVLNPLGVPSRMNLGQIYETVLAWAGQKLGMKFSTPIFDGATIDEINGYTDQASLPRYGRTFLTDGGTGERFDQPATVGIIYMLKLGHMVDDKMHARSIGPYSLITQQPLGGKAQFGGQRFGEMEVWALEAFGAANILQEILTIKSDDVVGRAKAYEAIVKGDNMPTPGIPESFNVLLHELRGLALNVSLD from the coding sequence ATGGCCTTGGAAACGACTAAAAAACAGCAACGCATCAATTTCGCAAAAAGCAAAGCGCAAATTGATTATCCGGATTTTCTGGAGATCCAATTAAAATCATTCCAGGACTTTTTTCAGTTGGAAACTACCAGCGAAAATCGTCAGAACGAAGGGCTCTTCAAAGTTTTCTCGGAGAACTTCCCGATCAGTGATGCCCGGAATAATTTCGTTCTCGAATTCCTCGATTATTTTATTGACCCGCCACGTTACTCCATCGATGAGTGCATCGAGCGCGGTCTCACTCACAGTGTTCCGCTCAAAGCGAAACTGAAATTGTATTGCACAGATCCGGAACACGAAGATTTCGAAACCATCGTCCAGGATGTTTATCTCGGAACTATTCCGTACATGACTCCTCGCGCAACTTTCGTTATCAATGGAGCGGAACGTGTGATCGTTTCACAGTTGCATCGCTCGCCCGGAGTTTTCTTCGGTCAGAGCCGTCACGCTAACGGAACAAAACTTTATTCTGCACGCGTCATTCCGTTTAAAGGATCCTGGATCGAATTCGCAACGGATATTAATAATGTGATGTATGCCTACATCGACCGGAAGAAAAAATTACCGGTTACCACCCTTCTTCGCGCTATCGGATGGGAATCAGATAAACAGATCCTCGAACTTTTTGGACTTGCTGATGAAGTGAAAGTGAGCAAAGCTGCACTCAAAGCAGTGGTTGGACGTAAACTTGCTGCACGTGTTCTTAAAACATGGGTTGAAGATTTTGTGGATGAAGATACCGGCGAAGTGGTTTCTATCGAACGTAATGAAGTGATCATTGACCGCGAAACAATTCTTGAGAATTCTCATATCGATCTTATTGTGGATGCGAATGTGAAATCAATCATCCTTCACAAAGTCGATTCTGCTAATCTTGATTATTCCATTATTTACAACACGCTTCAGAAAGATACTTCCAATTCGGAAAAAGAAGCGGTTGAACATATTTATCGTCAGCTCCGTAATGCGGAACCACCTGATGAAGATACTGCACGCGGTATCATTGACAAACTCTTCTTCTCCGATAAACGTTATGATCTCGGCGAAGTGGGCCGTTACCGCCTGAATAAAAAACTCAAACAGAATACTTCAGAAGAAACCCGCGTCCTCACAAAAGATGATATCATCCAGATCATCAAATATCTCATTGAGCTCATTAACTCGAAAGCAGATATAGATGACATTGACCATCTTTCCAATCGTCGTGTGCGCACTGTAGGTGAACAATTGTATTCGCAATTCGGAGTTGGCCTCGCACGTATGGCGCGTACCATTCGCGAGCGAATGAATGTTCGCGACAACGAAGTGTTCACACCAACAGATCTCATTAATGCGAAAACACTTTCTTCCGTTATCAATTCATTTTTCGGAACGAACCAGCTTTCACAGTTTATGGATCAGACGAATCCGCTCGCCGAGATCACGCACAAGCGTCGTCTCTCTGCTCTCGGACCCGGAGGTCTTTCACGTGAGCGTGCAGGATTCGAAGTGCGCGACGTTCACTACACACACTACGGACGTCTCTGCACAATAGAAACTCCTGAAGGACCGAACATCGGTTTGATCTCTTCACTTTGTGTTTACGCGAAGATCAATAAACTCGGTTTCATTGAAACTCCTTATCGTACTGTTACGAATGGAAAAGTAGATGTGAATAAGCACGTAGTTTATCTCACCGCAGAAGAAGAAGATCAGCGCATCATTGCACAAGCGAATGCAGACATTGATGACAAAGGAAATTTCCGCGAGAAACGTATCAAGGCACGTTACGAATCAGATTATCCTGTTGTCGATCCTGAACAGATCGCATTGATGGACGTTGCTCCGAACCAGATCGCATCCATTGCAGCTTCTCTCATTCCGTTCCTCGAACATGATGATGCGAACCGTGCGTTGATGGGATCAAACATGCAACGCCAGGCCGTTCCACTTCTCCGCCCCGAAGCACCGATCGTTGGTACAGGTCTCGAAGGACTCATTGCCCGCGACTCGCGCGTACTCTGGCAGGCAGAAGGAGATGGAATTGTAGAATACGTAGACTCAACAGAGATCACTATTCGTTATAACCGGAATGATAAAGATCGCCTGCTGAGTTTTGACGATGATGTAAAAACTTATAAGCTCACCAAATTCCGCAAGACCAACCAGAGCACCTGCATCAACATCAGACCGATGGTGAAGAAAGGTGACAAGGTGAAACGCGGACATATTCTCTGCGAAGGATACGCAACTAAAGAAGGTGAGATCGCACTCGGAAGAAATCTCAAAGTGGCATTCATGCCGTGGAAAGGTTACAACTTCGAGGATGCTATTGTCATCAATGAAAAAGTTGTGCGCGATGATATTTTCACTTCCATTCACATTGATGAATACGTGATGGAAGTGCGCGATACAAAACGCGGACTTGAAGAACTCACAGCAGATATCCCGAACGTTTCTGAAGAAGCGACAAAAGATCTCGACGAGAACGGGTTGATCCGTGTGGGTGCTGAAGTGAAAGAAGGAGATATTCTCATTGGTAAAATCACACCAAAAGGTGAAACTGATCCTTCGCCGGAAGAAAAACTTCTTCGTGCGATCTTCGGCGATAAAGCCGGCGATGTGAAAGATGCATCATTGAAAGTTCCGCCTTCTATCCGCGGAGTGATCATTGATAAAAAACTTTTCTCCCGTGCTATCAAAGACAAAAAAGCAAAAGCCGACGAGAAATCGCTCGTTGAAAAGATCGACAAGGAAGAAGCTGTGGAAGCTTCTGCTCTCCGAGAAACACTTATTGAAAAACTTACTTCAGTGCTCAGCGGAAAAACCTGCGCCGGAGTTTTCAGTAACCTGAAAGAAGAGGTTGTCGAGAAAGGAATAAAGTTCACCGGAAAAGTTCTCGAGAAGATCGATTTCAATAATGTGAATTCTTCCAAGTGGACCAACGATCATGATGCGAATGAAATGGTGAAAACCATTCTTCATAATTTCAATATCAAGTTCAATGATCTCGGCGGAATTTACAAACGCAAAAAATTTGCACTCCAGGTGGGTGATGAATTACCAGCGGGAATCGTTCAGCTTGCAAAAGTTTACATCGCGAAAAAACGTAAACTGAAAGTCGGTGATAAAATGGCCGGCCGCCACGGAAACAAAGGAATCGTTGCGCGTATCGTGCGCGATGAAGACATGCCTTTCCTCGATGACGGAACACCGGTTGATATTGTGCTCAATCCGCTTGGCGTTCCTTCACGGATGAACCTCGGACAGATCTATGAAACTGTTCTTGCGTGGGCCGGACAAAAACTCGGAATGAAATTCTCGACACCGATTTTCGACGGAGCAACTATTGATGAGATCAACGGATATACTGACCAGGCAAGTTTGCCGCGTTACGGACGTACTTTCCTCACTGATGGAGGAACGGGAGAACGTTTCGATCAGCCTGCAACAGTTGGTATCATTTACATGTTGAAACTCGGACACATGGTTGACGATAAAATGCACGCGCGTTCCATCGGACCTTATTCGCTTATCACCCAGCAACCGCTCGGTGGTAAAGCGCAATTCGGTGGACAGCGTTTCGGTGAGATGGAAGTGTGGGCGCTCGAAGCATTCGGTGCTGCGAACATCCTGCAGGAAATCCTCACAATAAAATCAGACGACGTAGTTGGCCGTGCAAAAGCATACGAAGCGATCGTGAAAGGCGATAACATGCCTACTCCGGGAATTCCGGAATCGTTCAACGTGTTGCTGCACGAACTCCGTGGCCTTGCATTGAATGTCAGTCTTGACTGA